A region of the Lycium barbarum isolate Lr01 chromosome 1, ASM1917538v2, whole genome shotgun sequence genome:
CCGTGTTTGGTTAGGAAAAATTAGGGTTTTAaacccaaaagttgaaaagtggtaAACCATGGATTTTTTTTAAGTCATTCTCCACTAAGATGACTTAGTGGATcttttatttattaaaaaataagaaaacacAATAGTGTTCCAAATCAAATAAAACACAACACAATGGGAAAAGGGGAAAATGAAAAGCATAACAGGAGCTAGGAGCTTCTCTCTCCAAAAATCCCCAAATCGATCCCAACTCCTGTATCTTCTATTGAATATCTGAGCTTGAATCTCCATATGAGTCGTCTCCTTTGTAAGACTTGGTCCTCTTTGCAGTTGATTGGTGTTGATGTGTCCCTGTTGCAGCTCAGAATCCATGGTAGCTTTCGTTGAAGAAATCAAGTTGAATGTTTTGCCGAACCCATAGGTACGTTTTGTATCTCCTTTGAGCTGATCTTGTAGCCTTTTCCATGAATGTTCTTGCAATGTGTTTAGATGTAACCCCAAAAAGTTAGGATTTTTATCTCTTATTGCCTTCATTCGATCCGGATTCGCCTGGTTCGTATCCTTAAATATGGAATTTGTGCTTTGTCCATATTAAGAATCGTCTTAGCAGTTGTAGGTAAATCATTAAAATGAGCTGCTTGAAATTTCCCACTATTTTCTAGTGAAAAATTAGCCAAACAGTCAGCTAATTGATTCCCTTCTCTGAAAATGTGTCTTATCTGTGCTTGACAAAGAATCATATCCCTTTGAATAGCTTCTATCACTTCTATGAAGTCCCATGGGGTTTTCCATTGTTTTTGAATGATTTGTTGAAGAACCTTTGAATCAGTTTCTAGCTGTATTCCTGTTATTTGTTGAGTTCTGCAATAAATTAAAGCTTGCCTGATTGCCACTGCCTCTACTTCCATATTTGTGGTCATGTGAATTTCCTATGCTTGTGCATATATAAGATCTCCATTATGATTTCTCACACAAAAAGCATAGAAGCTTCTTCCTGGATTTCCTCTACTAGCCCCATCTATGTTGCATTTTAGAATTCCTTGATTGGGTCTGTTCCATAATACTTTGGCATAAAACAATTTAGGTTTGTAGTTGCCTAGGTATTGGACCAAAGCTGTCCAATCCATGGGAATGTTACACAGCCAGGGGTATCGAGTTTTATATAACTGATGAATAGTATGTAAAACTTGATATTGTAATTTGCTAAATGTAACATTAGCCCTATGTTTGATGGCATTTCTTCTTTTCCAAATCTCCCACATgataattgttggtattgctcTGAATATAGTCTGCAACTTTGGGCTAACCTCAGTTGTCCACCATGATAGTATCACCTGACTCAGTTGCCTTCCTTCAATGATAAGACCTGCACAAGAAGCAAACATTCTCCATAGCTTTTCAGCTATTTGAGAGGTTAGAAATAAATGGGACATAGTTTCTTGTTGTTGATTGGAACAGCACCAGCATCTTGAAGGAAGAGCAATTTGCATCCTCTTCAATATGTCATCTGTAGCAATCCTTCCTTTCCAAACCCTCCACATAAAGAAACGAATCTTTGTTGGAACTCTTTTATCCCATATATATTTGAATACTTCCCTCTTTTCCTCTCTTTGCCTTATAAAATCCCAAGATGATTTAACTGAAAAGGATCCATTTGTAGTCAACTGCCACCAAGGTGTGATTTCCTTCATCCCCATTAGGTACTGGAATTTATTGTTGAATATGAAGAACTATATCCTCAAGCAAAAATTCAGACAATTTCTCCAAACTCCACCTTCCAGCCTCTACAAAGTTCTTCACCTCTATTTTTTCTTCCATATTAGATTCAGGGATCACATAGTATAAAGCACCTAGTTTGGTCCAATTTTCGAACCAAAAACTAGAACTACCATCCCTCAGCTGCCACCAGATGTTATGTTCGACCTGTTCCCTAAACTcaatcatcttcttccatatgGTTGAGCCTCCCCTGCCCTGTGCTATCACAGGATGCATCTTTTTacaatatttattccacatgTATGCACTCCATAAACTATGTGAAGttctaaaattccaccaaaatttagcaAAAAGAGCATTAGAAATATCATCTAAAGATCTGAATCCAATTCCCCCTTCCTCTTTAGGCAAACAAAGTTTATCCCATGCAACCCAATGTTTGTTTTTACTCCCTATTGCATTATTCCAGAAGAACTTTGCAAACATCTTATGCAATTGCTTAATTATCCCTGATAGAGGGTTCATAGCAGATAGCAGATATATTGGTATAGTTTGTAAGACATGAGCAATGAGAATGTACCTACCACCAAATGAGAGAAATATATTCTACCATGAAAGCATCCTTTTCATTACCTTTTTTCCCAAATCAGCAAAGTATATGGTCTTCCTTCTTCCATAAAACACAGGAGAACCCAAATATGTGAATGGAAAAATGCCCCTTCTCATATTTGTAATTCTTTGAATTCTTCTTTCAATGTGATGCTCCACCTTGTGATGTAGATAAAAGATACTCTTCTCCATGTTTATCATCTGCCCAGAAGCAGCTTCATACTTCCTTAATCTTTTACGATCATCCTTAGAGATGTTCTATCTACTGAACAAAATAGAATTGTATCATCTGCATGGGAGAAATGGTTCAAAGGTTCCATTAGTGCTATTAAAGCATAGTAATTTCTCCTATTTAAATCAGTTAATCTCTCAAAAGATTGTTGAGTATTAACTGATCTAATGTTCCAAAACAGGACTTTGTCTATCATTGGAAACTAGATTGCTTAGCCTGTCTATGTCTTGTTGTCACCCCGGGGGTAAACTGCTATATTCGACACTCCTTGCTTTGCTAGAGCCTTTCTTAAGTTTTTCCATCTCCTGAAGTGATAGATCCCCTTGTCTAGCAGCATTTTCATAATTCTGGTCCATAGAGTTGTCTTCTAATTCTGCTTAAAGTTCTTGAaattctttttgttcttgttcagAATATCTTTTTTCCTCGTGAATCCTCCCCGCTTCATGAAGCTGCATAGGCACTTGTTCAAAGTCACACCTGAAATTCTACTTTACCATCTCCCTGTTAGTTTTACCAATTTCTTGGTCCTCCATCTTATCACCTTCATTGTTACCTGTCTTGTGCATATGTTCCTTCCTTGCTTGCTTTGTATTTACGTTGCTCTGATATATTACAGCATGACTATCAAATGAATAACTAGGTGGTGATGCTCTCTCAGGTGTGTGCTTGACTATATTTTCTGTGTTACTGCTATGTTGTGTTTCTTCACTAATCTGTGCATCTGCTTCGTTTCCATCCTTCTTTGCATCAGATTTATGAGTGTTGTTGAAGCTTTCCTCATTTACTTCTTTTTGATGCCCTTCATTCTGAAAATTGTCTGCGTTGTGAGGCTCATCTTGCTTATCTTTCTGGGCAGGTACTTCTTTCACTGATTGTGACAATTCACCTTCTTCCTATTGTTTCTTATCTCTACTTGCAATATCTTTGTTGGGGGTAACTGGTAATATATGCTGATTGGATTTCTCCCTTTGCTCCACTGCTTGTGACTTACATAATTCACCTTCCAACTGTTGCTCATTACTATCATCTAAAGTTGCAAACTTATTGCTGGTAAGAACTGGTACTGACTGTTGATTTGATCTCTCTCCTTGTTGCTGTTGTTTGCCATTTGGATTTGGAGTCCAATTTTGCCAGTTCTTTGATGtttcttcaatttctttcatTTGTTTATCCACTTGATTACTTGTGTTGCCTGCCATAGCATCTTGCTTGTTCTCCTCAATATCATTTAGCACTTCAAAAGCATTGCTTGTCTCCATGATAAGCTCATCATCTTTTTTGTCATATGTATCCACCTTTCCAATAAGTACACCAGACTTATCCTTCTTGTATCTATTCCTCCTCAGCATCCACTCCTGTTTGCCTTGATTTTATCCTCTCCCTCTTCCTTTATTGGTTACTCTATTCTGTACTTCATCAT
Encoded here:
- the LOC132609754 gene encoding uncharacterized protein LOC132609754, giving the protein MLRRNRYKKDKSGVLIGKVDTYDKKDDELIMETSNAFEVLNDIEENKQDAMAGNTSNQVDKQMKEIEETSKNWQNWTPNPNGKQQQQGERSNQQSVPVLTSNKFATLDDSNEQQLEGELCKSQAVEQREKSNQHILPVTPNKDIAMKEVPAQKDKQDEPHNADNFQNEGHQKEVNEESFNNTHKSDAKKDGNEADAQISEETQHSSNTENIVKHTPERASPPSYSFDSHAVIYQSNVNTKQARKEHMHKTGNNEGDKMEDQEIGKTNREMVK